A genome region from Macaca nemestrina isolate mMacNem1 chromosome 20, mMacNem.hap1, whole genome shotgun sequence includes the following:
- the LOC105478694 gene encoding trans-1,2-dihydrobenzene-1,2-diol dehydrogenase translates to MALRWGIVSVGLISSDFTAVLQTLPRSEHQVVAVAARDLSRAKEFAQKHDIPKAYGSYEELAKDPNVEVAYVGTQHPQHKAAVMLCLAAGKAVLCEKPMGVNAAEVREMVTEARSRGLFLMEAIWTRFFPASEALRSVLAQGTLGDLRVARAEFGKNLTHVPRAVDWAQAGGALLDLGIYCVQFISMVFGGQKPEKISVMGRRHETGVDDTVTVLLQYPGEVYGSFTCSITAQLSNTASVSGTKGMAQLLNPCWCPTELVVKGEHKEFLLPPVPKNCNFDNGAGMSYEAKHVRECLRKGLKESPVIPLVESELLADILEEVRRAIGVTFPQDKH, encoded by the exons ATGGCGCTGCGCTGGGGCATCGTGTCTGTCGGTCTCATCTCCAGCGACTTTACGGCCGTGCTGCAGACACTGCCTCGCTCCGAGCACCAG GTGGTGGCGGTGGCGGCCCGCGACCTGAGCCGTGCGAAGGAGTTTGCACAGAAACACGACATCCCCAAGGCCTACGGCTCCTATGAGGAGCTGGCCAAGGACCCGAATGTGG AGGTGGCCTACGTTGGCACCCAGCACCCCCAGCACAAGGCGGCGGTGATGCTGTGCTTGGCGGCGGGCAAGGCCGTTCTGTGCGAGAAGCCCATGGGCGTGAACGCAGCGGAAGTTCGTGAGATGGTCACGGAAGCCCGATCCCGAGGCCTCTTCCTTAtggag GCCATCTGGACCCGCTTCTTTCCTGCCTCCGAGGCTCTGAGGTCTGTTTTGGCCCAGGGAACTCTAGGAGACCTCCGGGTGGCTCGGGCAGAATTTGGGAAGAACCTCACCCATGTTCCCCGGGCTGTAGACTGGGCCCAGGCCGGGGGTGCCCTGCTGGACTTGGGCATCTACTGTGTCCAGTTCATCTCCATGGTCTTTGGAGGGCAGAAGCCAGAGAAGATTTCCGTCATGGGAAGGCGTCATGAGACAG GTGTGGACGACACAGTCACGGTGCTCCTGCAGTACCCAGGAGAGGTCTATGGCAGCTTCACTTGCAGCATCACCGCGCAGCTCTCCAACACAGCCTCCGTGAGCGGCACCAAGGGCATGGCACAG ctCCTCAACCCCTGCTGGTGCCCAACCGAGCTGGTGGTGAAGGGGGAGCATAAGGAGTTCCTGCTGCCCCCGGTCCCAAAGAACTGCAATTTTGACAATGGGGCAGGCATGAGTTATGAGGCCAAGCATGTCCGGGAGTGCCTGCGCAAGG GTCTGAAAGAAAGTCCTGTGATTCCCCTGGTAGAAAGTGAGCTCCTGGCTGACATCCTTGAGGAGGTGAGGAGGGCCATTGGAGTCACCTTCCCCCAAGACAAACACTGA